A window of the Pirellulales bacterium genome harbors these coding sequences:
- a CDS encoding response regulator: MPHRVLLCDDEIHILRAAEFKFTKAGYEVCCANNGLEAWEAIQREKPDVLITDCQMPRLDGIGLCKRIREHEAMRDLPVFMLTAKGYELSHKELKEQLGVLAVIAKPFSPRELLQRVDEVCGRTPSVPTILSNDGRLEPRPFLEKCSDRLFG, encoded by the coding sequence ATGCCACATCGAGTATTGTTGTGCGACGACGAAATTCACATTCTGCGCGCGGCTGAATTCAAATTCACCAAAGCCGGCTACGAGGTGTGCTGCGCCAACAACGGACTAGAAGCATGGGAAGCCATTCAGCGTGAAAAGCCCGACGTGCTGATTACCGATTGCCAAATGCCGCGACTAGATGGTATTGGCCTGTGTAAGCGAATTCGCGAGCACGAAGCAATGCGCGATTTGCCTGTATTCATGCTGACGGCCAAAGGGTATGAGCTTTCCCACAAGGAACTGAAAGAGCAATTGGGAGTTCTGGCGGTGATTGCCAAGCCTTTTAGCCCGCGAGAATTGTTGCAGCGCGTCGACGAAGTGTGCGGCCGAACGCCTAGCGTGCCCACGATCCTCAGCAATGACGGGCGATTGGAACCGAGGCCATTCCTCGAAAAATGCAGCGATCGATTATTTGGTTAA
- a CDS encoding ATP-binding protein: MPEMSACPENCLRVNIDSKGKAFLLIATICAIAFLSTWATGLIVTPESNWPFRYRFLGVEFVLGMGGTYLWVRRVGQQQIEAQRYFKALAQVDPLKLAQGTLASDLPAMMPTNPWNMPAGDFTHVFRTLCDRVDQAEHARSALEVRGKRNAARQAQIEAILTALPEAVIAVDAGDQLILANPAAEQLLGLDLQANANRHITQILHCEKLIELVGEMRRRKAPRQRSIEIELTDEDSKPRCYGATACRLGAHEQRGEESQPAGGVFVVLRDMTLLKASHKRNAEFVSAVSHEMKTPLAGIKAYVELLADGDAEDTQTREEFLNVINGQANRLQRLIDNLLNLARIEAGVVQVSKGASSLNELLQEAFDLVRPAAEAKQIEHTIDLSQMYIGVWVDRDMIMQAAINLLSNAIKYTPDGGRVTLRSRMADQEAIFEVEDSGVGLCEEDQVRVFEKFYRVKKDRDMASGTGLGLPLAKHIVEDVHSGRLTVDSQLGQGSTFCVVLPAAAQMTTHV; encoded by the coding sequence ATGCCCGAAATGTCTGCCTGTCCCGAGAATTGCTTGCGAGTGAACATCGACTCTAAGGGAAAAGCATTTCTCCTCATTGCCACCATTTGCGCAATTGCGTTTTTATCGACGTGGGCTACAGGGCTCATTGTGACGCCGGAATCGAATTGGCCATTCCGCTACCGGTTTCTGGGTGTGGAATTTGTGCTGGGAATGGGAGGCACCTATTTGTGGGTCCGCCGCGTTGGACAACAACAGATTGAAGCGCAACGTTACTTCAAAGCGCTGGCTCAAGTCGATCCGCTCAAGCTGGCGCAGGGCACATTGGCTTCCGATCTGCCCGCCATGATGCCCACCAATCCCTGGAATATGCCGGCCGGGGACTTCACCCACGTATTTCGTACCTTATGCGATCGCGTGGATCAGGCCGAACATGCTCGTTCCGCATTGGAAGTGCGCGGCAAGCGCAACGCCGCCCGACAGGCGCAGATCGAAGCTATTTTAACTGCACTGCCTGAAGCGGTCATTGCGGTCGATGCCGGCGACCAATTGATTTTGGCGAATCCGGCCGCGGAGCAATTGCTGGGTCTTGATTTGCAGGCGAATGCTAATCGCCACATCACACAGATTTTACACTGCGAAAAGCTGATTGAGCTTGTGGGAGAAATGCGCCGCCGCAAAGCGCCTCGCCAGCGCTCGATCGAAATTGAACTGACGGATGAAGATAGCAAGCCTCGCTGCTATGGCGCCACCGCTTGCCGTTTGGGCGCCCACGAACAGCGTGGGGAGGAATCGCAGCCTGCCGGCGGAGTGTTTGTCGTGTTGCGCGATATGACGCTGTTGAAGGCTAGCCATAAGCGGAACGCGGAATTTGTATCAGCCGTTAGCCACGAAATGAAAACGCCGCTGGCCGGCATTAAAGCTTACGTGGAATTGCTGGCCGACGGCGATGCTGAAGATACGCAAACTCGCGAGGAGTTTTTGAATGTCATCAACGGCCAGGCTAACCGCTTGCAGCGACTGATTGATAACCTGCTGAATTTGGCTCGTATTGAAGCCGGCGTGGTGCAAGTTTCCAAAGGGGCCTCATCGCTGAACGAATTGCTGCAGGAAGCGTTCGATTTGGTGCGCCCGGCGGCCGAAGCCAAGCAGATTGAACACACAATCGATTTAAGCCAAATGTACATCGGCGTGTGGGTCGATCGCGACATGATTATGCAGGCGGCCATCAATTTGCTTTCCAACGCCATTAAATACACGCCCGACGGGGGCCGTGTAACGCTTCGCAGCCGGATGGCCGATCAGGAGGCTATTTTTGAAGTCGAAGATTCCGGCGTGGGCTTGTGTGAAGAAGATCAAGTTCGCGTGTTCGAAAAGTTTTATCGCGTAAAGAAAGATCGCGATATGGCGTCGGGCACCGGGTTGGGACTGCCGCTGGCCAAGCACATTGTGGAAGACGTGCATAGTGGCCGGCTGACCGTAGATAGTCAATTGGGACAGGGAAGCACGTTCTGCGTCGTGTTGCCGGCAGCCGCACAAATGACCACACACGTGTGA
- a CDS encoding tetratricopeptide repeat protein encodes MTQPRNSVRWNFSIGPWKRTGNRKSLQFGALIFCAFLSGCAGLGDTNQAVKRNTANDAGPSRDDRKKALARDFDQQRDDAQLDAAASCWQRGDLDGCNRILDQLLNRDSNNRRARMLLADVDLFTGHAEQAATELQTLVTADPKDAVAQHALAQVCDACGRRTVALEHYQIATQLDPQNEEYALSYKMATGVATVPSGNAAIASAPQKQSDSASPAATIPSASPVKLASAALPVVKTQQPVEKSAALNFCISDAPADNFQTESVPTASVPAANSVADEAHSASPSDWRLCDSPIVQKREPVFMPPGKVTDWLGRLDFGDSADDKHSATNSQIFPTQNTSSPRIISSPTTASPPVGCSAQSSAGSLQPALLAEPSNRPQNLQDPLHQAAAALGRGDTQAAIEIASRGLSETPEQAAVLYRLLGTAHYRRAEYEAAQAALAQALSLDKGDALSYFLMGSTLDKLAQHEAAQGYFAEAARLDPRFAY; translated from the coding sequence ATGACGCAACCTCGAAACAGCGTTCGCTGGAATTTCTCGATCGGCCCTTGGAAAAGGACCGGGAATAGGAAGTCACTTCAATTTGGCGCGCTGATTTTTTGCGCGTTTCTTTCCGGCTGTGCCGGCTTGGGTGATACCAACCAGGCGGTGAAGCGAAATACTGCCAACGATGCTGGTCCTTCGCGGGACGACCGCAAAAAAGCCCTGGCACGAGACTTCGACCAGCAGCGCGATGACGCTCAACTCGACGCCGCAGCATCGTGCTGGCAACGGGGCGATTTGGATGGATGCAATCGAATTCTAGACCAGTTGCTGAACCGCGATTCCAATAATCGGCGAGCGCGAATGCTGCTAGCTGATGTCGACTTGTTCACCGGCCACGCCGAACAGGCAGCTACCGAGTTGCAAACACTGGTCACGGCCGATCCCAAAGATGCGGTTGCGCAGCATGCACTGGCACAAGTGTGCGATGCTTGCGGGCGCCGTACCGTGGCGCTTGAGCATTATCAAATTGCGACGCAATTGGATCCGCAAAATGAAGAATATGCCCTGAGCTACAAAATGGCAACCGGCGTAGCGACGGTGCCGTCCGGGAATGCGGCCATTGCAAGTGCACCGCAAAAGCAGAGCGATTCGGCAAGCCCGGCCGCGACGATACCTTCGGCCAGTCCTGTGAAATTGGCTTCGGCCGCTTTACCGGTAGTCAAAACACAACAACCAGTCGAAAAATCGGCCGCGCTCAATTTCTGCATCTCCGATGCACCTGCAGACAACTTTCAAACTGAGAGTGTGCCTACAGCCAGTGTTCCAGCTGCAAATAGCGTTGCCGATGAAGCCCATTCCGCATCTCCCAGCGATTGGCGCTTGTGCGACAGCCCCATTGTGCAAAAGCGCGAGCCCGTGTTTATGCCGCCGGGCAAAGTTACCGATTGGTTGGGCCGCCTGGATTTTGGAGATTCGGCTGACGACAAACACTCGGCAACCAATTCGCAAATTTTTCCTACACAAAACACTTCATCACCGAGAATTATTTCTTCCCCAACCACAGCCAGCCCCCCAGTGGGTTGCTCGGCACAGTCTTCGGCCGGCTCCCTACAACCGGCATTGTTGGCAGAACCGTCGAATCGTCCACAAAATCTGCAAGATCCTCTCCATCAGGCTGCCGCGGCGCTGGGCCGTGGGGACACGCAGGCGGCCATCGAGATTGCCAGCCGCGGTTTGTCGGAAACGCCAGAACAAGCCGCTGTGCTGTACCGATTGCTGGGAACGGCCCATTATCGGCGTGCTGAATACGAAGCGGCGCAAGCTGCTTTGGCGCAAGCACTTTCTTTGGACAAAGGGGACGCTCTGTCCTACTTTTTAATGGGCTCTACGCTCGATAAGTTGGCGCAGCATGAGGCGGCCCAAGGCTACTTTGCCGAAGCCGCTCGCCTCGATCCGCGCTTTGCTTATTAG